In Yamadazyma tenuis chromosome 7, complete sequence, the sequence CGCCGTTTGGATTCTATGGCACCAGCCCACTTCCTCCTCCAGGAAGTGGACCAGGAGTTCCTATGGCACatcttgatgaagatgctCCGTCAAGTGACTCGGCGTCTCTTGGAGCCTCTGGTCCTTCGAGTCCTGGCATGTTTGCACAAGGCCCTGCCCAAGGTCAACTCACACAAGCTCCACCAATGGGAATGCCCATCAACGGGTTTAATTCTCCCATGATGGGACCTCCACGAACCCCAATTCTCAACAACCAACACGGGCAACCGTACAACGATCCTACCAACACCACGGTTTTTGTGGGTGGACTTTCACTGGAGGTTTCTGAGCAAACGTTGTTTGCACTCTTCCAGCCATTCGGCGTGGTAcaacaaatcaaaatcCCTCCCGGTAAGAACTGTGGGTTCGTCAAATACAGTACCAGAGAAGAAGCCGAAGACGCCATTGCGTCCATGCAAGGATACATTATTGGTGGGAACCGAGTAAGATTGAGTTGGGGCCGCGTAAGTGTTAACAATAAGAAgttccaacaccaacaacagcaaGTTGCCCAAGCGGCCCAAATGcaagctgctgctgccTTGTCTATGGGATACGATCCTGCCAGTGCCATTGCGGCCGCTGCGgccgctgctgctgctggagGATATCCTCATCCTCCACCGCCAGGAATACCACCGGGAGCACCTCCCGCTCCCCCTGGTATGCCACCTCATGTGATACCTCACCATCAAATGCCTCCTCGGCCAATGGGAATGCCTCTTGTTCCAGGTGCTTCTCCAGGAGTGGTTCACTCGCCTCATCAAATGTTTCCTCCAGCATTTCAATTGGCATCTCCACCGGGACCAGAAGAGTATCCAGATGACAACGAGCTGAGCTATGACCAACCACAGGAGTATAATATCATCCAGGCAATGGAGTCGGTTACCTTGAAGGATGATGAGAAGACTCAAACAAAGTAGTACTATAGAGAATGCACATCTACAGAAAAGCTAAACTACTAGTAGAACACCAGCTACTACGGTCGATGAGAGATTTGGACTATGCATAAGTTGGGCTCATACATAGGCAATATCTCATTGGTGGCGTTTTTCATCGGTCACACCCTACGATTATTAATCTCAATAGTCTCATATATTTAAACATAAACCCAAACCAAATACATACCCAGTATCTCTAGGATCTTTCACCTCTCAATCTTCTGGCCAATTGGATATCCTTCTTTTGGATGGTAACTCTCTTGGCATGAATGGCACACAAGTTGgtgtcttcaaacaaagaaaccaagtaAGCTTCAACAGCTTCTTGCAAAGCACCAATGGCAGATGATTGGAATCTTAAGTCAGACTTGAAATCTTGGGCGATTTCTCTAACCAATCTTTGGAATGGCAACTTTCTGATCAAAAGTTCAGTAGACTTTTGGAATCTTCTGATTTCTCTCAAGGCCACGGTACCTGGCTTATATCTGTGAGGCTTCTTAACACCTCCACTGACTGGGGCAGACTTTCTGGCTGCCTTGGAAGCCAACTGCTTTCTTGGAGCCTTACCACCGGTAGACTTTCTTGCTGTTTGTTTAGTTCTAGCCATatttattgaagaacaaaaatgTGCAAATTATTTTCGATCAGGGGGCGAGCCAAGTGTCTTATATGAAAAAATCACCTCCTGAAAGGTGGCCACAAATGAGTGATTGCGAAAGCGGGTATTTCAACCAATGAGCATTGAGGGTACCGCTTTGTGTCATTTGCTTTTGTGTGGGCTGCGACTGCTCACGCCAAACTTTGGGCTAACAAAAGTGCGCCAGCAAACACATGGCGAAGTCAGTCGTCATACGTATGAGTGCGCGCACCGGAATTTACTGGGGCCGAAAAAGTTTTTGGCGGTGCGGAGCGAGAAAGGGTTGAGGGGTGGTAGGCGAAGTAGAGCGTTGGTAAACGGGCATGTTTGATTGTGTATGTGTACTTTGTGTTATATAGAGTGTGGAGACGTCACTGCCTTTTTCGggggtgtttttgaagagTTTCTCGTCTTTTGGTAATATTAGTCTAAAACTGGTGGAATTTGTgaattttgcagcaatattattgatcaaagaactGTATGGATATATATATTGGTATAAGGATGAGAAGCAAGTAGCCAAGTAGATGAAAGTACAACGAGGgaagtttttcaaacatCACCGAAataagtttttgaaggtaAAAACACCCTGATAGGAAGAGATCgtacaacttggaagaacttgattaTAAGAACGATTCATTCCAAACTCATTAAGCTAGACTTAAGTCCCGAGAACTTCCATGCTGGATATCTGGACCAGTTAGCACAGTGATGGCCAAATAATTTCTTTCACCGAATGACGGTATAGTATTCCCTTTAGTATCTGCAGAATGACTTCAACCTCATAGAAACCCTTGTCCTTGTACACATAGCCATACTATCCATCGccaactcatcttcttggtcCTATCTCGACTACAACCTCTCCGataaatataaatatattaTGAATCTATCATTACATATGCAAACATGCTCCCCTAACTTCTGTACCACAATCTCGTGATGGAggtcttcatcatcttcttttgtAACTGAAATACCCCATACATCAATGCTTCGGCAGTTGGAGGACAGCCTGGAACATACACATCGACAGGAATGATTCTGTCACAACCTCTCACCACTGAGTAGGAATAATGGTAATACCCACCTCCATTAGCACAGGATCCCATAGAAATTACCCATCTTGGTTCTGGCATTTGATCGTAAACTTGTCTTAAAGCTGGAGCCATTTTATTGGTGACGGTTCCAGCAACAATCATAATATCACTCTGTCTTGGAGAGGCTCTGAAAATAATCCCCAATCTATCTTGATCATATCTGGGGGTAGAAACGTGCATCATTTCCACAGCACAACAGGCCAACCCGAACGTCACCGGCCAGAAAGACGACTTTCTAGCCCAGTTGGCAATGGTGTCCAATGATGTTAATGCATAATCTACTGGGGCAGAAGCAGCCTTTTGAGACATCAAAGGAAAGTCTGTAGGCATAGTCTTGGGAGTCAAATCCTTGGAGCTGATGGTTCTAGAAGCACCGGCCGCTATGAGAGCCATGTTTGGACGTCTAGCGAGTCCGACTGCTCTTCTGTTGATCAGACTAAACATTGCTTTCAAGAGGATTGGATAGTTTTGGTatatatttttttttgctAGAGGTGCGCATTAAGAATCAGCATTAATTTGACGGTGGTGATTGGGTAGACAGATGCGGTATGCACACGCCCGATCTTGCTTTCCACACTTGGGCATCATCAATAGGATAAACGTAATAATTGTTTAGAGAAGCGAGTAGGGGGTCAATATATGACAAGGATGGCAGTGGACAAGAAATGGCTTCTCAGGGGGAAATATGTATCGGATTTTCACCATTGTATTGCAGCCAATGGACTCATGCATTCAATATCAAGCACATTCTGGCGCATCACATCTCTTTAGCAGCATCCCTGACACCACCTAGACTCTCTACCATACTGTGAATTATGTATTTTCTATGAACAGTTCAGAATCGATACTATTAAAGATGCACCCACACCAAAGGGTTCACTGGATCACGTCGTCCAAGTACTCCCGGATCCGGCCAAGAGTGTCTTCTCGTACGTTTCCCGGGACCATTTGTTCGGCCTTGGGCTTAATGAAACTCAAAAGCTGCTCGAAATTCGAGCTATCGTTATTCTGTAACTCGTTCAATGCCATTTGACTGATCTTGTCATACCAGCCACTTTCGTACAACTGCAACTTCAACTGcttattgattttgtcaTAATTTCCCGATGAAATTAGGTGATCCTGGATCTTAGATTTGATCTGCTCGAGCTCTTGGTCCTGCTGGGTCATGTTTGAAAAAGGAAAAAGTGCGACAACGGTTGATACCTGATAACGGTTGATAATTTGACAACAGCTGATACTTGGGATATTAGGCCACCGAACAGCACTCAACTAACCAATCGAATGAGGTCAACTGAATGATTACTGGTAAAATCAAGATGATGTTGACAAACAAAAGTTCCCAGGCCGCGACTCTCAAGTCAATCCGAAATATCTCCAGAATGACCAAACCTTCACCATACAAGGCTCAACTAGTTTCGGTGGAAGACATTCTGCAAGGCAAATGGATTCAAACTCGTCAGATCAACTATAAGGACCCAAATGGTCAGGACCGAGTCTGGGAAATGGCGGTAAGAACCACCAGAACtgaaaccacaaacaccgaCGCTGTATCAATATTAGCACTTTTAaagcatccacaaaaacctACAGAGATCGTGTTCACCAAGCAGTTCCGCCCTCCAACCGGTAAGGTTGTGATTGAGTTGCCTGCCGGGCTCATTGACCCGAAAGAATCGGTCGAGTCTACTGCCATTAGagagttgattgaagaaactggtTACCATGGTAAAGTGTTGAGTCTGACGCTTGACCAGGTGGAATTGTTCAGTGATCCAGGTTTAACTAACGCCAACATGGCGTTCACCACAATGGAAGTGGATTTGACTCAACCAGAGAATATCAATCCCCAACCCGAATTGGAGCCTGGAGAGTTTATTGAGACTTTTACTCTTCCATTGACGAACTTATTAGATGAACTACTTGATGTTTGCAAGAAAGAAGGATGTGTTATAGACGCCAGATTATACCACTATGCGGCAGGATTAAAGATGGCACTGATGACCCTGTAAATTTTGTGGTTCAGGATGGTAAAGACGTCTTTCTACACAGACATCACCGGCAACCACACTGGTATCATATAAGTTTATATCATGCATGACGTACGTACCAATAAAGTATTGCTGGATTATTGCCTCTCCAGTATCTCACAAGATCTCTTATCACCCAACATTTTCGCGATATTTGTGGAGTCAAATAACATCCCACCAACCTCTACCATGAGCGAACAACCAGAAATTTGCAGTCTATGTCTTGGTGGAGACACCGACGTACCTCCCTTCGGGTCCTTAGACGATGCTCGTGACTTGATTCATCCTTGTTCCACCTGTTCAATTGTGGTTCACAGAAAGTGCTTACTCGACTGGTTCAACGCTTCGCCATCTGATAAGTTGCGTATATTTGAACCCACATCTTTAGAAGACCTGACGCATGAGTTGGTTTCGACGCTGAACGTAAGACCTGGTCCCGTTCacaatgacttggaaattGGCCATCCTAGTGACACTACAGATATTCGGATCAATCTTTCTACAAACAATCTTAACAACTGGGTGACAAGTTTGATGAACCCTTCAAATCCACTTTTACCCGCCAACCGCCGCTCAACCGTATTCATTCTTGCTCCTTGCCCCCAATGCAAAAACGAAATTGTTTTCAGTATGAAGAGATCTCCAGTTTTGACCTTCAATACCGGGGTAAGATCAATGCTTTCCAAGGGGCTACAGTATTCGGGACTCTTTTTGGGGGTTACATCTGCCGTCACCGGGGTGGTGTCGATGGGATACATTGCACTCACGTCATGCggattgaagatgatgaacGGGATTGTTCCGGAACCAATTCTTGTGAAGATGCTCACTAAGAACGCTGCTAGCCAAAGTTCACTTTCGATGCTCTCTTCGCTTTTGGttaacaccaccaacaataccaacaacTACGGACTCGACAACTTGGAGACGGCCTTGTCCCGGGGATTGATAGACCCATTCAAGTTTTCTCGGATTCCTATTCTCCCCATTATATTATACAGAATGAGACAATCTTCGTTTGTGCAATGTGTTTTCCAGAATTTTCATAAAGAGGTCAAGTTGAGCAATTGGTTTGCCGAGTTCATGATCAGTGGATACATATCCTCGTTGGGAAATCATCAGCTCGCTCGAATTGTCTACCAGAATGTATTGAATAACGTCTCAAGCGTTATCAGAAATCCGTTGACGTTCTACAAGTATTTGAATGTGTTCAAAGGGGTTGACTTTTGGAACACAAATAACATGATTTCCATGCTTATACCCGCAAGAATTCTCTACGACTTATTATTCCGGGTCACCTTGAACCAATTGCACTTTGATATTGCCATGAAGGTGAGGCCTCGCACCATTGCCAACAACATGCCAGAGCATGAGTTTGACGAGTTTGAactcttgaacaacaaacTCAACAACATCAGGATCCTTCTTAAAGACTACACCACCCCCAAGAAAGACGAAGACAGTCTTTCTCAGTGGATAAATAGCAAGGTTAATGTGCTTAAGACACTTTTCAAGGATGGATTGATCCTCAAATATATTCGGTTGAAAGTATATTTGCTGATGCTTAAAGCGAAGGCTTGCCTCAAGGATGACTACTCCGAGACGTTCTCGTACCGTTCTTTCACACTTCGGTGTCTTACCACGGTGGCATGGCCCTTTGTATCCTCAAAGTTGGGGCTGTTTGTCAATGCGGTGATCTCCAAAGGGATCAACTCCCGTGTTCCTCAGGAAAACGTAATGTTTCTCAGTAACCTCATTGCATTggtattggtggttttggctAAGGACATTGTCAACGTTTATATCACcaaccagaagaagaaccaattggccaaattgaGCGTGATAAACTTCGACCTGAATGCGGACTTGGAGGTGGTTTTTGGGTCTCAGACAGACCTAGCTACAGAGATCCAGGATATAAATCGTGAACTAGAGGAATTCACCACTACTTCTTTCCCCGGTGGCTTTGAAATAGATATGTACTGATAAGAGCCAGGGAGTCGTGGCCCAACCACAAGGGTCCCTCAACTTGTGTAGACAGTAGGAATATAAATGGTCAGTTTTCCCGCGCGGTTGAATAAATTACATCACCAGCACAATTCACCATCCTCCACCAACAGACCAAAGTAGGTTCAAATGAAACGCATAAAGGCTGATAAATCGATTGGCACCACGGGAATATACCCGCCCCCTTCCTCCGAATATATCGATGTCTCACTAGTCTGAACATGCCCTTCTATTTGCGTTCGCCTACTTACTTAATCTCAACGTCTACTGTTCTTCCTTCAGTCTCAGCCTTCTTCTCAGCGATAATGTCGGCCTATCCAGGTCGGCCTATCTTTGTGTGTAATGTCGCTTCCTCCTCCTTGTCCATGGTATCTTACCTGTTGAACAGCATAAACATCTTTGCACCTTGAAATCTCCTATCTATCCCAAGAAAACGCCTTCATAGGACTCCAAGTAGTCCAGAGTTGCGTGCCATGATTTCTATTCCAAATGAGCCCACTTACTTCATGAACACTATGTGATCTGGTCCGCTGCTCTGCTCTTTTGGCTCGGGTGTTAAAGTTTATTAGCCGTTTCCTTATTTTGGTCTGATGGTTGAGTGTGTGTATTGTGTGTAGACTTACTAACCAAATTTATTTTTAGCTTCTGGACTGGAAATTTGTGACCTGGAAATTTCGCGCGCACTAAATTTTATCCACGTTTAAGCTTTCTCTCCAATGCAAGTTAAGCTCCACAGATTGTTTGTACAACACAAGTTAAAGGTGCTTGCAGCTATACTTGGTGTCTTGGTATGTTTGCAATTGCTCACCAATCGTAATGTGGTCATTGAGAAAACCATAAACACCGGTGACCAGAAGGGACCTCTGAAAGATCCGCTAGAGTTCGGCCAGATCACCCCATCACAACCCGCCCCTGAAGACCATGTTCCTGGCGGCATTCAAGAGGACATCATGAAGGTGGCTGCCGAAGATCCCGTGAAGGGTTCACCTGAGTATGACGATTCTTCTGTGCCAACAAACAATCTCCCAAAGAAGGTCCTTGAGTCTTTAAGGGATTTCACCCTATTTTTCAACGGCGTAGAAGATTATGCTATCAAATCTCCTTCGATTAAAGACAAGTACAAAAAGGAAAGAGCACGGGAGATTTTCGCCTCTAATAAAgattttctcttctctaaggaatacttggaaaatgtGTTGGACATTCCTCAGtcaacttttgaagaattgaaaagGTCTCATACCAACTATGTGGAAAAACACATGAACAAACTTCTTTATAAGTATAAGCTATCAACGTTTGGAAATTTATTGGAAACGGATCCTGAATGGAACTCGTACAAGGATACCAAAGGTTACGTTTTAATAGGAGGCGGGCAATACAGTTGGCTTTCCTACTTGGTTATCAAACAAATTAGGGCCACTGGATCGACTCTTCCCATTGAGTTGTTTTTTGCATCACGTGAAGAATACGAAAAGGAGTTCTGTGAAGACTTGTTACCTGGTTACAAGGTTAGGTGTAACGTATTTGCCGATGAACTCTCGACCGATTTGAAAGAGCGGTTTGATCTTGGTGGGTATCAATATAAGATGTTGGCTATTTTGAGCTCCCAATTTGAGAATGTCATATACTTGGATTCTGATAACTTTCCTGTGAGAAACCCAGAAGGTATACTAGAATCttccttgttcaaggaAACAGGGTTAATTCTTTGGCCCGATGCCTGGGCCAGAACCACTAATCCTAAGTTCTATGACATTGCTGGAGTTGATgtgaaggaaaagaaaaccACCCATAATAATTATGACAAGGCTCATGGAGAGAAACCTCTTGGCGAGTGCACCTTTGCTGATTCGTGGTACCATACTTTTGAAGGCACTCTTCCAGATCCAACCTCTGAAACTgggatgatgatgatcaATAAGACTAAGCAAGTAAGAACATTACTTTTGAGTTTGTACTATAACTTGTTTGGACCTCACTTTTATTACCCTTTGATGACTCAAGGATCAGCAGGTGAAGGTGATAAAGAAACCTTTATTGCAGCTGCTCATGTTTTGGGAGAACCGTACTTCCAAACTGCCAAACCGTTCTTGTGGGTTGGATATATGAGGGAAGATGCCCAGAAGTTTGCGTCCAAAGCTTTAGGTCACTACGATCCCGTGCAAAGTCAACAAGACCCCGACGGCGACCTTGACTTTATGTTTATGCATTTATCGTACCCCAAGTTCTATCCAAATTGGCTTGTGGATAACCATGACTTGGTATACGCAGAGCTGGGCAAACACATCAGAATGTACAGTGACATTTATTCCAATGCCGGCTACGACTTTGACTTGAGAGTATTGCAGTTCTTTACGCAAGGATTGTGTGAAGCCTACTACGATGAAAAAGGAGTATCCGTATTTGGAGataatttgaagaaaaacaccGAGTATATGGGGAACTACCTTGCGTATGTTAAGAACGACCCCGAAATTGAAGCCAAAAGGTGCAGAGAAGTATTTATTCCTCATTTGAAATGGTTGAAAGAAACCACCCAATTCCCCCACCTGGTGGTCCAACCGCATGGAGAGTGGTAGTTTAGCTCTAGATAAGCATGTTATAGATTTGataagaacttgatgtaTATGAGTCAGCTTCCCAAAACGGGTGTGGATCTAAATTCCGCAGGAGTCGCAAATTACGAAATGTAAAATAGTATTATTGACTCCAACTTATATACCATTGCCATTCATGTCATCCATAGTAAAAGCTCCATTGGCCAAATCTTTAAAGATCGCCCTTATCCAAATATCTGCTGGAAGCGATAAAGCTGCTAACTTGACAAAAGTGAAAAAGTTTATTGCCAATGCCGTTAAGGAGTCAAAGATAGGAAAGTTAGATTTGATCATGTTACCAGAATGTTTCAATTCTCCTTACGCAGTTGACCAATTCGCCAATTACGCCGAAGTCATCCCATCGGGTGAAACCACCAGTTTCTTGTCAGGTTTGGCCAAGGAACACAAAGTGTTTTTGATTGGAGGTTCTATCCCTGAATTGGATGAAGCTGAAAGTAAAGTGTACAATACTTCATTGAcattttctccaactggtgAGCTCATTGCTAAACACAGAAAGGCACACTTGTTTGACATTGACATCCCTGGAGGAATtactttcaaagaactgGTGAGTTTGACGGGAGGAGATAAAGCCACTGTTTTGAAGTTaggagattttggaaaCATTGGTATTGGAATTTGCTATGATATTAGATTCCCTGAATTGGCGACAATTGCCACCAGGTCCCCTTACAATTCGTTTGGAATGTTTTATCCCGGTgctttcaacaccaccactggtCCAATGCATTGGCATTTATTGGCCAGGTCCAGATCTGTTGACAACCAGATTTTCACCGTCTTGTGTAGTCCCGCTAGAGATGTCGAAGGAGGTGGATACCAAGCGTATGGCCACTCTTTGGTTGTGGATCCAGCTGGGAACATTATCAGTGAAGCGggtgaaggtgaagaaatcatATACGCAGAGCTTGATCCCTCTTTATTACCAAAAGTCAGAGAAGCTATTCCGGTTCATTTCCAACGTAGATTCGACATTTACCCTGACTACGTTAGTGATGAATCGATCAAGGTTGGCGACAAGTAGGTTAGTGGGAATACTACATGGATTTATAGAGTGAATATTCTAATGAACTGCCTATCTCCTAATCTTCGTGTTTAACCACAAAGTCCACCACCGTATCTACAAAGTCTTTGGGGTTTTCACTGATAACCCAATGGCCTGCCTTAACATCTCTGATTTCGAAATTAGGAAAAAACCGGCCAATATCTGGAATATATTCATCTGGAACGTAGTCAGACTCGGTACCTCTGATGAACAAAGCAGGCCCTTTTGTCCACCGGCAAACACTAGGGTCATACGGCCAACTAGCAATGAGTCCAGCATGCAACGcatcattgatgatatccaATGGAACCTTACTGGTAATAACATCGTCTTTCTTCCCTCTGTTCATGTTTGTCAATAAAAACTGTCTTATGTACTGGTTGGGTTCAACTTTGGCCAATTCCTTGTCCACATCTTTAATGTTTGTAAACTTATAATTCTCGGTGGCTCTTTTGAAAGCACCGATGTACTTGACAAATGTTGAGCTTGTGGAGCTGAATGCAACTGGTGCATTATCCACCGATATTAACATTTTGAGAAGATCGGGTCTTCTCAATGCCAATGCCATGGCAGTCTTCCCTCCCATTGAATGACCTATCACCACTGGTTTCTCGAggtttttgttttcaatgaacCGCTCCACATCGGCAGCTAGGCTCGGATAATCTAACCTTTTGATATGGGGAGACCGGCCGAAGTTCCTCAAGTCCGGAGAATAAACATCACGCTTCAACTTAGATGCCAAAATCTTGCCAGCAGTTCGGTGGTTTACTCCAGAACCAAAAATCCCGTGCAAAATGATCAATGGACTGTTGGAGGTCTTCGTTTCTGCCTCGTACAAATCGTAGGCTAAATCTACCGTTTCAATGTTCGGGTCAAGTGCATCTCCCAAGTAGTCGGCAGAATTGCTTGCATAAGAGGAAGGTGTTCCATCGTAGTGTAAGAAGCGTCCAAAGCCTCGGGTGATGGTCCTAGATGCTATGACGTTGGCTTGGAAGCGCATTGAGGTACTCAGTGATTTTCAGTGCGATTAAGTTTTGCGCAGCTCTGATTTAGGTTGAGATAACGCTTGCTGAGACTGACAGAAATATAAGGTAAACCTCGGCTTGAAACAGAAGCAAAACAAGGAGAATTTTGGATATGATGTCAAGGTTACTTATACTTACTCAGTGCGGTATTGATAAGGTCACTTTCTTTTCAAGTCTAGCCCTTCGTAATAACCTGTAGTATGGTCAAGTAATGAAGTCAAAATATTAGTGAACTACGTTCATTATCGAGCGGAGGCTCTTGTAAGGGTTCTGCACTCACCATTGTATCATGGCCCAGGTTTGACATGTGGCCATTATTATGAACACTTTTGCAACAATATTTCCGTGGTGCATACGTCCGGATCCAGAGCAATTATCTTATGGTATGCAACCGATTGCACTAAGTATAGAATGTGGCATTCGGAAAGTTAATTTGAAGGGAGCCACTAAGAACGCAAAATAAACCCTGATGTAATGAAATTACATGTTGTGACACAAGTTACATCAAGTCAGCCTCCATATCTGGAATTTGCTGTCTTTCAAAGCATACAATATGTCTTCTGTTTGGTATAAAAGGTGCAGAATTTCCTTAGCTTTGTCCAACAAGCCAGGAAAATGACTACAGTACAAACTTATACACAAACTGCACCCGTCTTTAAGACTGTTAACACATCGGTTGCAAATAAAAAGGTGAAATTCAACGATGGAAATCAATTTCCAATTGTTGGTTTGGGAACATGGAAAGCTAAAGACGAAGATGTTTACTACTCCGTCAAAAATGCCTTGGATTCTGGCTACAGGCATATTGACACCGCCGCTGCCTATGGAAATGAAGAACAAATAGGTAAAGCCATTAAGGATTCAGGAATCCCCAGAAAAGAACTCTATATAACCACCAAATTGTGGTCTAATCGTCACCATGATCCAGTTGGGGCCATTAAAGAGTCACTAGACAAGTTGCAATTAGACTATGTCGACTTGTACCTCTTACATTGGCCTGTGTTTTTGAACCCCCAAGGAACACCTGCCAGAGTTCCTTTATTACCAAATGGACAAAGAGACATTGTTTTAGACTGGTCTTTTGTGAAGACATACAGCTTAATGCATGATGTTCATGATTTGGGATTGGCAAAGTCTATCGGAGTTTCTAATTTTTCCGTGAAGAACATGAAGATATTATTGGCAGCACCTGAAACTAAGATTACCCCAGTGGTAAATCAAGTGGAGTTGCACCCACACTTACCACAGTTTGCTTTGGGAGAATTATGTGCCCAACACGGTATCAAGCTCCAGGCCTATTCTCCATTAGGATCAAATGGAAGTCCCGTGTTAAAGGACGAGACTTTATTGACCATTGCAGAAAAGTATGGGGTTTCTCCTGCAACTGTGGTTTTCAGTTGGATGTGCAGAAGGGATGTCATCTACTTGCCCAAGTCGCTTAACAAGCATAGATTAGCTCTGAATTTAAAGAGTGTTGACTTGAGTGACGAGGATGTCGATGCGATCAATCGTATCCATAAAACCTTCTCTAAGAGGTACAATGATCAAGATTGGTCTCCTATGAAgccatttgaagaagatgagtaAAGAGTGATTTTGGGATCAGTGCAGGCTGTAGATTATTGATAGGCGTTTTTAGTAAATACACTAGTGGCCTTTTGACTAGGATTAGGTTTTGGTTTAGCAAGGAA encodes:
- the MNN2 gene encoding mannosyltransferase (COG:S; EggNog:ENOG503NWZX; CAZy:GT71) — translated: MQVKLHRLFVQHKLKVLAAILGVLVCLQLLTNRNVVIEKTINTGDQKGPSKDPLEFGQITPSQPAPEDHVPGGIQEDIMKVAAEDPVKGSPEYDDSSVPTNNLPKKVLESLRDFTLFFNGVEDYAIKSPSIKDKYKKERAREIFASNKDFLFSKEYLENVLDIPQSTFEELKRSHTNYVEKHMNKLLYKYKLSTFGNLLETDPEWNSYKDTKGYVLIGGGQYSWLSYLVIKQIRATGSTLPIELFFASREEYEKEFCEDLLPGYKVRCNVFADELSTDLKERFDLGGYQYKMLAILSSQFENVIYLDSDNFPVRNPEGILESSLFKETGLILWPDAWARTTNPKFYDIAGVDVKEKKTTHNNYDKAHGEKPLGECTFADSWYHTFEGTLPDPTSETGMMMINKTKQVRTLLLSLYYNLFGPHFYYPLMTQGSAGEGDKETFIAAAHVLGEPYFQTAKPFLWVGYMREDAQKFASKALGHYDPVQSQQDPDGDLDFMFMHLSYPKFYPNWLVDNHDLVYAESGKHIRMYSDIYSNAGYDFDLRVLQFFTQGLCEAYYDEKGVSVFGDNLKKNTEYMGNYLAYVKNDPEIEAKRCREVFIPHLKWLKETTQFPHSVVQPHGEW
- the NIT3_2 gene encoding Omega-amidase nit3 (COG:E; EggNog:ENOG503NTXY), yielding MSSIVKAPLAKSLKIALIQISAGSDKAANLTKVKKFIANAVKESKIGKLDLIMLPECFNSPYAVDQFANYAEVIPSGETTSFLSGLAKEHKVFLIGGSIPELDEAESKVYNTSLTFSPTGELIAKHRKAHLFDIDIPGGITFKESVSLTGGDKATVLKLGDFGNIGIGICYDIRFPELATIATRSPYNSFGMFYPGAFNTTTGPMHWHLLARSRSVDNQIFTVLCSPARDVEGGGYQAYGHSLVVDPAGNIISEAGEGEEIIYAELDPSLLPKVREAIPVHFQRRFDIYPDYVSDESIKVGDK
- a CDS encoding uncharacterized protein (EggNog:ENOG503NY7B; COG:S; MEROPS:MER0031610) — encoded protein: MRFQANVIASRTITRGFGRFLHYDGTPSSYASNSADYLGDALDPNIETVDLAYDLYEAETKTSNSPLIILHGIFGSGVNHRTAGKILASKLKRDVYSPDLRNFGRSPHIKRLDYPSLAADVERFIENKNLEKPVVIGHSMGGKTAMALALRRPDLLKMLISVDNAPVAFSSTSSTFVKYIGAFKRATENYKFTNIKDVDKELAKVEPNQYIRQFLLTNMNRGKKDDVITSKVPLDIINDALHAGLIASWPYDPSVCRWTKGPALFIRGTESDYVPDEYIPDIGRFFPNFEIRDVKAGHWVISENPKDFVDTVVDFVVKHED
- a CDS encoding aldo/keto reductase (EggNog:ENOG503NU9F; COG:S); the encoded protein is MTTVQTYTQTAPVFKTVNTSVANKKVKFNDGNQFPIVGLGTWKAKDEDVYYSVKNALDSGYRHIDTAAAYGNEEQIGKAIKDSGIPRKELYITTKLWSNRHHDPVGAIKESLDKLQLDYVDLYLLHWPVFLNPQGTPARVPLLPNGQRDIVLDWSFVKTYSLMHDVHDLGLAKSIGVSNFSVKNMKILLAAPETKITPVVNQVELHPHLPQFALGELCAQHGIKLQAYSPLGSNGSPVLKDETLLTIAEKYGVSPATVVFSWMCRRDVIYLPKSLNKHRLASNLKSVDLSDEDVDAINRIHKTFSKRYNDQDWSPMKPFEEDE